The Lathyrus oleraceus cultivar Zhongwan6 chromosome 5, CAAS_Psat_ZW6_1.0, whole genome shotgun sequence genome includes the window AAAATTTCTTCCTACGGCCCTACAATTCTTTTTAATGATAGCTAATGTGATTTTGTTGAATACATTTTTTGAACTTCTCAAAATCAGGGACTGTCCAAATGATATAAAAATAGCAATTTCTAGTCTTATATATGCATCTGCAAGATGTGGGGAAATTCCGGAGCTTTCTGATATCAGGAAATTGTTTGGAAAACGATATGGAGAGAAATTTGCAAAGGCCGCGGTTGAGTTATTTCCTGGAAATCTTGTTAACATGCAGGTACTATTTTTTTTCACTTACTTCATAAAGTAGTATATACTATATAGCACCGACTTTTAGATTGAAGCAATGTCTGGTGTCTTATATTTATCATTTCGACACGACACTTTTGTTTTATAAAATTATTACAAGTGTTGATGTGTTAGTGTTAGTATTTATGTTTGTGTTTCATAGATAAAATAATTTGACATTTGTTAACGATGTATACATACTCATGAAACATAAAAATTACAGTTAGCAGAGAACTTATCAGAAACATATGTGGCCGAGGATTTGAAGTACGCAATGGTGAACAAAATTGCTAGAGATAATAACTGTCTTCAACAAAATGTTTTAGCCATAGAATATTACCCTGATTGGCAACAAGTGCAGGTTCGTTTTTCGAAACTATAGTCATTGTAATAATATTCATGAACTTATGATCTTATATTATTAGTAAGTAGTAGCAAATAATGTTTTATGTTTTTGTGCAGCATATAGAAAACAAAGGGTATGAACTAGTGGAAAATGATCACAAAATAAATGCCTCAATTTCAGAATCTAAAGTCCATCCTTCTGAGATTGATGAGATAGAAAGAGATGTCAAATGTGACTCTTGCAATAGTACTCTTCCCAAATCAACATTTGCGGTTGATTCTTCTGCTATAATGTCGATTGTTCCGCAATATCCTCAATATATTCTGAGCTATCCTATGCAAGATAAATTCGAGAAAATAGTTGAGGTAGGTTTTCCTAAGCTACTTTCTTCGGAAATGGTAGATTATGTTGAAGAGGTTGAGGAGTATCAATTTTCATTACCAAAATACGCTGCCTGCCACAACGAAATGCTATTCGAGTACAATTCTTCATGTCTTTCTGGTAGAGAAAAAACTCAATATGGATTTGATGAAAGCGATATAGATCAAGACGAATCGATGTGTGAGTCGTTAAGCACGATGACCTCAAGAAGGAGCAAAAGAGCACCTAGAAAAAGATCAAAAAGAAGACCATCCTCCATAAAAAATGTAGGCATTATTGATATTGGATACATGGTTTATTATCAAAAGCCATGCAGAAATCAGAAGAATGTTAGTGTTGATGACAACACAAAAGATCAGAAGAAACTGATGCTACCTAGGCGGAAAAATTTACAATCAGGTCAGTCTAGGCTTGAAGAGTCACCGTGCCTCGAACAGGATAATCTGAGTGAAGATAGCACAAGGAGAATAAATTTCAACAGAAAAATAAAAGGATGCAGCTTGGACAAACCTTGTTATTATTACCTTTATGACAACAAAGACTCTCTGGAAACTCAACCTTTGATAGAAGCTATGCCACATGTTGAACAAGATTGTATGCATGATGAATGTTGTCATTGTAGACCATTTTGTGAGGTTGGTAATAACGCAAACAGTGAAACAAAACAAGAGATTATTGCCAGCTTCAGTGTTTCAGATCCAAAGATTAATGGTTCTTTAACCAGAACTGAAAACGAAGTTCTATATTCAAGGGCCATGACAATGCCGCAGGAGAGACACAGAAAGGGAAAAGATATGTTAAGGACATATTCATGTCAACAATATCCAAATCATGTTCATCCTAAATTGCCAGATTATGAGGACATAGCTGTCAAGTTCACTGCTCTTAAGAGAAACCACCTACAAAATAAAGACTACCTTAGAAAGTAGAGAGGCATATACACAAGATTAATTAGCATAGCATAGGCCTATTAACATTTTAATTAtgttgattttttttaattacaCTGGATATGAATATGCTGACATAACTATATAATTTTTTTCAAATGGATTCCCTTGAGTGTGAGATCCGATGGAAAAAGACAAGCAGGGAAAGATAGAAGAATCCTTCATTTCGCTAACAATATATCCTGAAgatgttttttttttcaaattgATCGAAGCATCTTTGATCAATTTTAATTTGTTGTACCAGCTTATTTCTATGGAAGAAGAAGTTGATTGCGTCCccttaataaaaaaaattgattcaaGGGTGAGAAAACATTCAAATAGTAGGTTTTTGAGATTTTTTAGATGTAATTTCTTAGTTATTACTCTCTCCCCCTTGGTCCCATACTCAATgatttaattcatcattttatttagattaaaaaaaaattgatatttttattaaaaattattattatattggaaatgataaaaataatattaattagagGGTAAAATTTAAAAATGTGAATTGAAAATTAAAATGGATCATTCATTATAAAAACATGTTTTTATTCTAAACATATCACACATTATAAGAGAGAGGGAGTATTTTGTAACTAATTTCGAGTATGTTTGCCCATTTGGACATTAAATTCCTAACATTAATCTATGATATTTTGACTACAAAATAGTAGgtttaaaatattttaaatattgtcTATTTATAGATAAAAATTTGTTCCTCGACCACATCTCAATTTAAATAAATAAACTGTTGTGAATTGATATCGTCAAAAACAAATCAAACTATAAGATAAAAATTCAGTTCCTTCAATAAACACAAGAAACCCTATTAGATTTTACAAAAGAGAGAGAGAAGaaggaggaagaagaagaaaattaGAAGTTGATTAAATTTTTTTTACTATTCACTTACTCAATAAGGGTTCAAAGATTACAAGTGAATACTGAGAAATTAATATCTCTCGACAAACTGAGAGAACTAGCTTATTTATAGACTACTAAGTTAACTTGAGTAACAAGCAAACTTAAACAATCGGGCTTAATACAAGGCCCGATTTGACATACTAACTTAAAATACAAATTAGCATATTTCGACAACATGCTTGAATAGACTTCGACTACAACATACATAACTCCTGCCGAAATATCAAGTTATCCATGTCAAGATTAGAGTTAGATCCAACTTTTCACAAATGTCCACCTTGGAACAAACGCTACAAACATTAAGGAaacaaactagctttcttcatgcagctttatcaactgcatacagTGCAAAAACTTACAGATTGGcaatgtcttggtgatcatataTATCTGCAGCATTGTCTTTAATCGAAACCTTCAGCGCCTGAACTTCTCCATGCTCGATTATCTCTCTAATGAAATGCGGCCTCGCATCGATGTGTTTGATTCGCTCATGATAGGTTGAACTCTTCTACATGTGTATTacactttgactatcacatttaacaatGATAACTTGGCCTTAAAGTTTCAGCtccttagcaaaaccttcaagccacaatgcttctttAACAGCTACAGTGAGGAAATATAATATGCTTCGGTGGTTGATAAGGCGACAACCTTATGAAGTTTCGTTTTCCAACTAATTGTTGTGTCAGACATAATGAACACATATCAAGAAATAAATTTTCTGGAATTCATACATCCTACATAATCATAGTCGACAAATCCTTCGATTTCGACTTTATTGTCATCACCAAAGGCTCCACCATACACAAGTACTTTGTTCAGAGACCCATGTATGTACCTTAGAATCCATTTTAATGCTTGTCAGTACGCCTTCCCAGGATTGACCATAGACCTACTTACAAGCCTCACTCTGTATGCTATGTTTGGCCTCGTACATACCATAACATACTTCAAAGAACATACTATACTAGAATATGAAATTTTATTCATATAGGCTCTTTTGAGTTCAGTACTAGGGCTTTGAGTCGAACTCAGCTTGAACTGAGAATTAGTTAGTGTTACAACAGGCTTCGAATTCGAAATGCCAAACTTGTAGAGAATCTTCTTCAGGTATGTgtcttgagataagcataatctTGACTGCTTTCTATCTCTCtggatgtcaatcccaagaatcctgGAGACAACTTTCAGATCCTTCATGACGAACTCCTTATCGAGTTCAACCTTCACCTTCGTAACATCTTCGACATTGTTACTTGCTATGAGaatgtcatccacataaagcaacaaaataacaagtGAACTTCCAGGTCGAAATCTGAAGTAAACATAGTGATTGAACTGACTCATAGTGAAACCTATGTGTGTCATAAACTTGTCGAATCTCCTATTCCATTATCAAGGAGATTGTTTTAGGCCATGTATCAATCTATTCAGCTTGCACACATAATCTTCCTTTTCCTTTTCTGCATAACCTTCAGGTTGCCTCATcaggattgtttcatctagatcacCATACAGGAAGGCAATTTTCACATCCATATGTTCAAGTTCTAGGTCGAACTTCACCACCATAGAAAGAAACATTTGAATCGATTTATGCTTTACAATAGGTGAGAACACATCATTAAAGTCGGCATTGTCTTTATAAGTGAACCCCCTAGCAATAAACCTGACCTTAAAATGCTTCGACATCACTTCCTTGATTTCTTCCTTAACCTTGAAGTTCCGCTTACAACTAACTAACCTGGCCCCTGCAGGTTTCTCGATCAGTTCCCAAGTGTTGTTATCATGAAGAGATTCCATCTCATCATCCATAGCTTTCATCAATTCGGTCTTATTTTGACTCTTCACAACTTCCTTGTAAtctctaggttcttcatcaaGGACCGCACTTGTAGAGATTAAGGTGAATGCTATGAGATATGCATAACAAGATCTCTAAGGTGGTTTGATTACTCTTCTCGACCTGTCTCTTGCCAACAGGTAGTCATTATCAGTCTCTTCATCTTCAAAAATAACTTATGTTTTTTCTTCGAATTCATCTATGTTATGCCATTCAATATCAACATGCTTCACCTTAACAAGAATCTCTCCCTGTTCCAGCTCTTCTTCAGAGATCTCTGCATTTCGACCAGCACCATCAGTTTTCTTGAATACCATTTCTGCTACATTGAAATTTATATCTCAGCTTGTGATACACCTCCTATAACCTGGCTCTATGCACCACAgcctataagctttgactccttcagGGTATCCAAGAAACATACATCTCAGAGCTCTAGGTTCGATCGTGTCTTGCCTAATGTGAGTATAAGCTAAGCAGACAAATACTCTAAGTCTGTCGAGACTATGTGGATGTTTCGACCATACTTCTTCATGTGTCTTCATCCCTAGAATAGTCGAACGACACCTATTTGTCATGTATGTTATAGTCGCAACAGCCTCGACCCAGAACGCCTTCTTTAATCCATCACTAACCATCATACATCTAACCCTTTTTAAAATGGTTCGATTAAACCTTTAAGCAAAATAATTTTATTGGGGAGTACCTGCAGTAGTTATGTGCCTTACAATACTATACGCAACACAATAGCTATCGAAGgcctcattgcaaaattcaagacCATTGTAAGCCCCCAACCTCTTGACCTTCCTTTCAGTTTGGTTTTTTAtcagagtcttccaacttttgaaattttcaaaagtttcatccttagtattctagatgaatacccataactttctaGAGTAATCATCAACTATGAATAGAAAATAGGTTGCACCTGAGTGTGAAGGATTCCTTGCAGACCCTCAAAGATCAGCATGAATATTATAAAGGGATCCATGTGTTATTTGTTTACCTTTGTTAAACTTCACCCTACAGGATTTACCATATACACAAGGTTCATAAAACTCCAGTTTTTCAACCTTGTCTCCTTACAACAGATTTTGTTGTGACAATTGACGAGGCCTCTTTCAATGATATAGCCATAACTTTCTGGAGTAATCATCAACTATGAATAGAAAATACTTTGCACCTGAGTGTGAAGGATTCCTTGTAGACCCTCAAAGATCAACATGAATATtatcaagggatccatgtgttaTTTGTTTACCTTTGTTAAACTTCACCCTATAGGATTTACCATATACACAAGGTTCATAAAACTCCAGTTTTTCGACCTTGTCTCCTTACAACAGATTTTGTTATGACAATTCGACGAGGCCTCTTTCAATGACATGACCAAGTCTCTTACGCCAAAAATTAATTTTTGACACAGGTTTTGTGGATGTTGTAACGCCCCAGATTAttttcaggattatcgactgaccccacaaacaaacacgagtcttttcaacatactttgtcctcactcacacgttttccgagaaacttcccagaaggtcacccatccaaatactacttCAAGTCAAGCACGCTTACCTATTGAGCTCTTAtctgttaggctaccgaaaaAAAGATGTATCTTGTTGGTATAtgtagtaccaattaatccttataaaCCTTCCTTCAAACATGCAGTCACATACCTGCACAATCTCAGGATCTCTCTTATTCCGATGTGAATTCGATTTTTTCCCTAGAAGCTGCTAGAAGTGTCTCATTGGTATGCCTCATGCAGCGATAACCACTCCCTCGCCCTCAGGTGTAACATGTAATCACTCTTTGGCCTCTCTGGCCTtgggtgttacatgcccaccaacttttgcttggttcgtccccgaaccacatcgtactgggagtGGTCTGCCTTtgataccatttgtaacgcctcagactgctttcaggatcattgactgaccccacaaaccaacacgggtcgtttcagcatgttttgtcctcactcgcACACTTTCCTGGAAACTTTCCAGAAtgtcacccatccaaatactactccaagtcaagcatgcttaactatgaagttcttatttgttaggctaatgaaaataagatgcatcttgttggtataggtagtaccaattaatcattataagtcttccttcaactatgcagtcccatacctgcacAATCTCAGGATCCCTCTTATTCCGATGTGAATTTGTTTTTCCTTAGCTTCATCACCCTTAGGTTTACATGTAACCACTATATGCCCTCTTCGGCCTCGAGTGTTACATGTCCACCAGCTTCCGCTTAGTTCGTCCCCAAACAACATCGTATTGGGAGAggtctgctctgataccatttgtaacgccCTAGACTAttttcaggattatcgactgaccccacaaaccaacatGGATCTTTTCAGCATactttgtcctcactcacacgctttctaagaaacttcccagaaggacacccatccaaatactattccaagtcaagcacacttaactatggggttcttatttgttaggctaccgaaaagaagatgcatcttgttggtataggtagtaccaattaatccttataagtcTTCCTTAAACCATGCAGCCACATACCTGCACAGCCTCaagatccctctcattccgatgtgaacTCGTTTTTTTCCTAGAAGCTTataggagtgtctcattgtcatgcctcgtgCACCTAAAACCACTCTCTCGCCCTCGGGTgtaacatgtaaccactcttTGGCCTCTCtggcctcgggtgttacatgcccatcagcttccgcttggttcgtccccAAACCAAATCGTACTGGAAGAGCtatggctctgataccatttgtaacgccCTAGACTAttttcaggattatcgactgaccccacaaaccaacacgggtcttttcatCATACTTTGTCCTCACTCACATGTTTTCCGAGAAATTTCCCAGAAGGTtacccatccaaatactactccaagtcaa containing:
- the LOC127083417 gene encoding uncharacterized protein LOC127083417, with the translated sequence MFEILFGWSKASKCKKAIKKACYRIKFLKNKRQTIVKQLRNDLAELIQSGHEEIALNRVEQLIKDESLADAYELLEKFCKFILSQFSYIRRHKDCPNDIKIAISSLIYASARCGEIPELSDIRKLFGKRYGEKFAKAAVELFPGNLVNMQLAENLSETYVAEDLKYAMVNKIARDNNCLQQNVLAIEYYPDWQQVQHIENKGYELVENDHKINASISESKVHPSEIDEIERDVKCDSCNSTLPKSTFAVDSSAIMSIVPQYPQYILSYPMQDKFEKIVEVGFPKLLSSEMVDYVEEVEEYQFSLPKYAACHNEMLFEYNSSCLSGREKTQYGFDESDIDQDESMCESLSTMTSRRSKRAPRKRSKRRPSSIKNVGIIDIGYMVYYQKPCRNQKNVSVDDNTKDQKKLMLPRRKNLQSGQSRLEESPCLEQDNLSEDSTRRINFNRKIKGCSLDKPCYYYLYDNKDSLETQPLIEAMPHVEQDCMHDECCHCRPFCEVGNNANSETKQEIIASFSVSDPKINGSLTRTENEVLYSRAMTMPQERHRKGKDMLRTYSCQQYPNHVHPKLPDYEDIAVKFTALKRNHLQNKDYLRK